A stretch of Halostagnicola kamekurae DNA encodes these proteins:
- a CDS encoding anthranilate synthase component I family protein, whose product MTEPRVVTSLESVRDTVRAAETRLEGGSDSPEHVRVPIEVRVPVDDPFLAYRRARDGAGGAFLETTGGQPGWGYFGVDPIDRLTVRSDAVARGSDRSSAPTLAALEGLLEADRLVRGDCDVPCPCGAIGWLSYDVARELEDLPASAVDDRGLPRLEVAVYDCLAAWEEPLEGERELRVTACPRIDFGDDGASDRRTDLGGTSDTNARHREVTDAAVEAAYERGRSRALELARETLEGEGDPLGPPVSASSVTFESDCGRDAFADRVRRVKRYVRDGETFQANVSQRLTAPAAVHPVAAYDALRDVNPAPYSCLLEYRAAELVSASPELLLEREGSDVRTEPIAGTRPRGETPDEDRALEADIRADEKERAEHAMLVDLERNDLGKVCVYGSVDVAEYRRVDRYSEVMHLVSDVTGRLREGATLADAIAAVFPGGTITGAPKPRTMGIIDELEATRRGPYTGSVGIFGFDGRATLNIVIRTLVRHGDEYHLRVGAGIVEDSVPDREYDETLDKARALVTAVNEALGERAELEVEGGPEAEGGTEVESDIEAERGDESDAEEEQDG is encoded by the coding sequence ATGACTGAACCGCGGGTCGTGACCTCCCTCGAGTCCGTTCGAGACACCGTCAGGGCCGCGGAAACACGCCTCGAGGGCGGATCGGACTCTCCCGAGCACGTTCGCGTGCCAATCGAAGTTCGCGTTCCCGTCGACGACCCGTTTCTGGCGTACCGACGCGCTCGCGACGGTGCCGGCGGCGCGTTCCTCGAGACGACCGGCGGCCAGCCGGGCTGGGGCTACTTCGGCGTCGATCCGATCGATCGACTCACCGTTCGGTCCGACGCCGTCGCCCGCGGGAGCGATCGATCGTCTGCACCCACGCTCGCCGCCCTCGAGGGACTGCTCGAGGCCGACCGCCTCGTCCGCGGTGACTGTGACGTGCCCTGTCCCTGCGGAGCGATCGGCTGGCTCTCCTACGACGTCGCCAGAGAACTCGAGGACCTCCCCGCGTCCGCCGTCGACGACAGGGGCTTGCCGCGACTCGAGGTGGCGGTCTACGATTGCCTCGCAGCGTGGGAGGAACCGCTCGAGGGCGAACGCGAACTCCGCGTCACCGCCTGTCCACGGATCGATTTCGGGGACGATGGCGCTTCCGATCGGCGGACGGACTTGGGCGGGACATCGGATACGAACGCCCGCCACCGAGAAGTCACGGACGCCGCCGTCGAAGCCGCATACGAACGCGGTCGCTCGCGCGCGCTGGAACTGGCGCGGGAGACTCTCGAGGGCGAGGGCGACCCCCTCGGCCCGCCCGTCTCGGCGTCGTCGGTGACCTTCGAGAGCGACTGCGGTCGCGACGCCTTCGCAGACCGCGTGCGGCGGGTCAAGCGGTACGTCCGCGACGGCGAGACGTTTCAGGCGAACGTCTCGCAGCGACTCACCGCGCCCGCCGCCGTTCATCCCGTCGCGGCGTACGACGCGCTCCGGGACGTCAATCCCGCGCCGTACTCCTGTCTGCTCGAGTACCGGGCCGCCGAGCTGGTGAGTGCGAGCCCGGAGCTACTGCTCGAGCGCGAGGGATCGGACGTTCGAACCGAACCCATCGCGGGCACCCGCCCGCGCGGTGAGACTCCCGACGAAGATCGAGCCCTTGAGGCGGACATCCGGGCGGACGAGAAAGAGCGCGCCGAGCACGCGATGCTGGTCGATCTCGAGCGAAACGATCTCGGAAAGGTCTGTGTGTACGGCTCCGTCGACGTCGCCGAGTACCGCCGAGTGGATCGCTATTCTGAAGTCATGCATCTCGTCTCGGACGTCACCGGACGGCTTCGGGAGGGGGCGACGCTCGCGGACGCGATCGCCGCGGTCTTTCCCGGCGGCACGATCACCGGCGCGCCCAAGCCCCGGACGATGGGGATCATCGACGAACTTGAGGCGACCCGCCGCGGCCCCTACACCGGAAGCGTCGGTATCTTCGGCTTCGACGGCCGCGCCACGCTAAATATCGTGATTCGAACGCTCGTTCGCCACGGCGACGAGTATCACCTCCGGGTCGGAGCCGGTATCGTCGAGGATTCGGTTCCCGACCGGGAGTACGACGAAACGCTCGACAAGGCGCGGGCGCTGGTGACCGCCGTCAATGAGGCGCTGGGAGAGCGAGCCGAACTGGAAGTCGAAGGCGGCCCCGAAGCCGAAGGCGGTACTGAAGTCGAGAGCGACATCGAAGCCGAGCGCGGCGACGAATCCGACGCGGAGGAGGAGCAAGATGGGTGA
- a CDS encoding anthranilate synthase component II, with translation MGERTTILVVDNYDSFAYNLVQYVGEVADEVVVRRNDEIDLEDVADLAPTGIVVSPGPGTPAEAGISIPLFAETSYPILGVCLGHQALCAANGAPVVHAPEVVHGKPSLLAHDGAGIFADVPDPVRVGRYHSLAVEGDALPDSLEAVARTADERAVLMAVRHRERPHVGVQFHPESILTRAPAVSEVGKRTDSNHRNARGDSISLSVGKRLIRNFCELAAEYDSR, from the coding sequence ATGGGTGAGCGAACGACGATTCTGGTCGTCGACAACTACGATTCGTTCGCCTACAACCTCGTCCAGTACGTCGGCGAAGTCGCCGACGAGGTGGTCGTCCGGCGAAACGACGAGATCGACCTCGAGGACGTCGCGGATCTCGCGCCGACCGGAATCGTCGTCTCGCCGGGGCCGGGAACGCCGGCGGAGGCGGGGATTTCGATCCCGCTGTTCGCGGAGACGAGCTATCCGATCCTCGGGGTCTGTCTGGGCCATCAGGCCCTCTGTGCGGCAAACGGCGCGCCGGTCGTCCACGCGCCCGAGGTCGTCCACGGGAAACCGTCGCTTCTCGCCCACGACGGAGCGGGGATCTTCGCCGACGTGCCCGACCCCGTCCGGGTCGGCCGCTATCACTCCCTCGCCGTCGAAGGCGACGCGCTCCCCGATTCGCTCGAGGCGGTCGCCCGGACGGCAGACGAGCGCGCGGTGTTGATGGCCGTTCGCCACCGCGAGCGCCCGCACGTCGGCGTGCAGTTTCACCCCGAGAGCATCCTCACCCGAGCGCCCGCCGTCTCGGAGGTGGGCAAGCGAACCGATTCGAACCACCGGAACGCGCGAGGCGACTCCATCTCGCTTTCGGTCGGCAAACGTCTGATCCGAAACTTCTGTGAACTGGCGGCCGAGTACGACTCGAGGTAA
- a CDS encoding aminotransferase class IV — translation MSEHTAGDARDDADGAGPSGEPYYHVDGELVPASRATVRVDDRGFRYGDAAFETLRAYGGTTFEWDAHAARLEATCDALELTHGLSRADLLSRIDEALSANDLADAYVRLSITRGVQPGKLTPDPDVEPTVVVYVGSLPRGGLEGTPVWDGPAALETVETRRIPNDAVPAAAKTHNYLNGILARQELEGGDEALLRDEEGYVAEGATSNVFFVEDGVLYTPTIDGPVLPGITRRLVLECADDAGIPVEEGRYRPERLRNADSVFLTNTTWELRPVGSMDGVTLEEDGLMRDDDPTDDDRIFETLSRMYDERVEERCY, via the coding sequence ATGTCCGAACACACAGCGGGCGACGCCCGAGACGACGCCGACGGCGCTGGCCCGTCCGGCGAACCGTACTACCACGTCGACGGCGAACTCGTCCCCGCGTCCCGCGCGACCGTCCGCGTCGACGATCGGGGCTTTCGCTACGGCGACGCCGCCTTCGAGACGCTGCGAGCCTACGGCGGGACCACCTTCGAGTGGGACGCCCACGCGGCTCGCCTCGAGGCGACCTGCGACGCGCTCGAGCTAACTCACGGGCTCTCGCGGGCGGACCTGCTGTCGCGGATCGACGAGGCGCTTTCGGCGAACGACCTCGCGGACGCTTACGTCAGGCTGTCGATCACCCGCGGCGTCCAGCCGGGGAAGCTCACGCCAGACCCCGACGTCGAGCCGACCGTCGTCGTCTACGTCGGCTCGCTGCCGCGGGGCGGCCTCGAGGGGACTCCTGTCTGGGACGGTCCGGCGGCGCTCGAGACGGTCGAAACGCGCCGGATCCCGAACGACGCCGTGCCCGCCGCGGCGAAGACGCACAACTACCTCAACGGGATTCTGGCGCGCCAGGAACTCGAGGGCGGCGACGAGGCGCTCCTCCGAGACGAGGAGGGATACGTCGCCGAGGGGGCGACGAGCAACGTCTTCTTCGTCGAGGACGGCGTGCTGTACACGCCGACAATCGACGGCCCCGTTCTCCCCGGAATCACCCGCCGGCTCGTCCTCGAGTGCGCCGACGACGCCGGTATCCCCGTCGAGGAGGGACGGTACCGGCCCGAGCGACTCCGGAACGCGGATTCGGTTTTCCTGACGAACACGACGTGGGAGCTGCGTCCGGTCGGCTCGATGGACGGCGTTACACTCGAGGAGGACGGCTTGATGCGAGACGACGATCCGACGGACGACGATCGGATTTTCGAGACGCTCTCGAGGATGTACGACGAGCGCG